GCGGGTCCATCTTTCTCTGAAGAAGAAACCGGCCTGATTCTGAACAGGACGCCTTTAGAGAAGCTGCCTCCGGAGACTCAGCAGAAGCTGGAGATTTCTGATGGGGTTTACCCGTTTGTGGCGCCAAACCTGAGTGCACTCATTGAGAAACAGAGGCTGGCTGCACAGAGATAGTTAGACCGACACAACGTATCGACGCTGCCGCTATCTTCGGTGCTGCGCGAAAAGCACCACCCTGAGATTGCGCCACTCTTCTGCGCGTGCGCGGTTTTCTGTCCTAGGTCTCGCAACAAACAACCCTTTGCTTTCCTTTCGTCCAGCTTTTATAATCAGATACGACTCAGGAACTGGCAGAGGAGGGTACCGTGGAAGGACGCCTCGAAGACCTGCTGGGCAGGATGACGCTCGAAGAGAAGGTATCGATGCTGGCCGGCACCGACCCCTGGCACACGAAAGGTATCGAGCGCCTCGGGATTCCGCCTGTAAAGATGACCGACGGTCCGCATGGGACACGGACGATGCCCGATGACGACCCCAGCGACACGATACCGGCCACCTGCTTCCCGACCGGTTCGGCTATGGGAGCTACCTGGAATACGGAGTTGATTGAGAGGGTTGGTATTGCCCTTGCCGAGGAGACCATAGCGATGGGGTGCCACATAGTCCTCGGACCCTGCGTCAATATCCACCGATCTCCGCTGGGCGGGCGCAACTTCGAAAGTTTCTCCGAAGACCCCTATCTGGCAGCGCGAATGGCGGTTGCCCACATAAGCGGCGTCCAGAGTCGGAACGTCGGCACCTCCATCAAGCACTTCGCCCTGAACAACTCGGAGTTCGAGAGGTTCACTATCAGCTCCGAGGCATCAGAGAGGGCAATCCGGGAGATATACTTCCCCGCCTTCGAGGTAGCCGTTCGGGAAGCACGGCCCTGGACGGTGATGAGTTCCTACAACCGTATCAACGGGGTCTCTGCTTCGGAGAACAGGTGGCTGCTTACCGAGGTTCTCAAAGACGAATGGGGGTTCGAGGGGTTCGTGGTGTCCGACTGGGGGGGCGTCTACAATCTGGTACCGGCGGCGAACTCCGGACTTGATATGGAAATGCCCGGCCCGGCGCGCTTCTTCGGGGAAGCACTGGTGGAGGCCGTGAGGGAAGGCAGGGTTAGCCAGGAATTAATTGACAACATGGTCTGCCGTATCCTGCGCATCGTCGAGAAGTCCGGCGCGTTCGAAGAGGTGAGAAGCCTGTCTCTTGAGGACTCGGACACCCCGGAGCACCGGGCGCTGGCCCGCGAGACTGCCAGTGAAGCGATTGTCCTTCTCAAGAATGACCGGGAGTTACTCCCTTTGAAGCGGGAGCAACTCACATCGATAGCCGTTATCGGTCCCAATGCAACTGAGGTCGGGATTGAAGGTAGTGGTAGCTCACGAGTCAGGCCCAACTATACGGTGACACCGCTGGAAGGCGTCACACGGCTGTGTGGCGATTCCGTTCAGGTACGCCACGAGATAGGCTGCCGGTACAACCGTCTGACTCTGGAGCTTAACGCGCAGCACCTGATACCCGCCAGTAGGGAAGGATGCGGGCTGACCGGCGAGTACTTCAACAACAACGACCTGTCCGGCGACCCGGTGCTGACCAGGGTTGACAGCAGGTTCTCCCTGAGGTGGCGCAGCGGGGTCTTCCCCGTACCAGGCATCGATAGAGACGATTTCTCCATCC
This portion of the Dehalococcoidales bacterium genome encodes:
- a CDS encoding glycoside hydrolase family 3 C-terminal domain-containing protein, translated to MEGRLEDLLGRMTLEEKVSMLAGTDPWHTKGIERLGIPPVKMTDGPHGTRTMPDDDPSDTIPATCFPTGSAMGATWNTELIERVGIALAEETIAMGCHIVLGPCVNIHRSPLGGRNFESFSEDPYLAARMAVAHISGVQSRNVGTSIKHFALNNSEFERFTISSEASERAIREIYFPAFEVAVREARPWTVMSSYNRINGVSASENRWLLTEVLKDEWGFEGFVVSDWGGVYNLVPAANSGLDMEMPGPARFFGEALVEAVREGRVSQELIDNMVCRILRIVEKSGAFEEVRSLSLEDSDTPEHRALARETASEAIVLLKNDRELLPLKREQLTSIAVIGPNATEVGIEGSGSSRVRPNYTVTPLEGVTRLCGDSVQVRHEIGCRYNRLTLELNAQHLIPASREGCGLTGEYFNNNDLSGDPVLTRVDSRFSLRWRSGVFPVPGIDRDDFSIRWTGSFLAPESGDYRFGLLTDGFGRIYVDDQLVVEKWSGEAEEDLFLRGERTGTFRMEAGKSYAVKIEYWWNPERAWPFRRIRLGCETPLPDNPIARAADAAACSDVALVFVGTTEEYESEGFDRESMDLPGAQTELIEAVARANKNTIVVLNTGAVVSMDGWIDRVPAVLETWFAGQECGNAIADIIFGEANPSGKLPETFPRRIEDNPAFVNYPGENGRVLYGEGIFVGYRYYDTKKIEPLFPFGHGLSYTTFEYGKLTIPSEVAVDDDLTVSIDITNTGKREGKEVVQLYIRDIESSLVRPHKELKGFTKVSLKPGEIRTVSFALGQRDLSFYDPDRQEWVAEPGEFEVLVGSSSRDIRATGSFTLKP